One window from the genome of Manis pentadactyla isolate mManPen7 chromosome 15, mManPen7.hap1, whole genome shotgun sequence encodes:
- the LOC130681120 gene encoding hormone-sensitive lipase-like, which translates to MRQITVEAGSESVSGPDWEPELHQTPITQPEPEPGQTPTAQTAAKTQQGPNTQQEPVLQQRPLPQQEPVAQHEAGSQQEPRAQRKSALQQELLASQEPAPQQSPPIYQVSFTQQEAASQQGPVPGSESKTQQEPELRERDVAQWGPGPVEPPVAQQEAGSTPPAQPRPGPENRPPAQTDSTSQERLKHSDPAAQKTSSAQEAKPQQGYLAERGFLSKLHDLSLEHPASDSDLESDLGSPLEAHSPAMTGRTVAPGMKLVSKEKPGYEVVSEYGGPSAHGEKNSSPNQRPYRDTGEFKPGGTGTSQGQPFTQS; encoded by the coding sequence ATGAGGCAAATAACAGTGGAGGCAGGTTCTGAGTCAGTATCTGGGCCTGACTGGGAACCTGAGCTACACCAGACACCTATCACCCAGCCAGAGCCTGAGCCAGGACAGACACCCACAGCCCAGACAGCAGCTAAGACTCAGCAGGGACCCAATACCCAACAGGAGCCTGTTTTACAGCAAAGGCCCCTCCCTCAGCAGGAGCCCGTTGCCCAACATGAAGCTGGATCCCAGCAAGAACCTAGAGCCCAACGAAAATCTGCTTTGCAGCAGGAACTTCTTGCCTCACAGGAACCTGCACCACAGCAATCACCTCCCATCTACCAGGTCTCCTTCACTCAACAAGAAGCTGCATCACAGCAGGGACCTGTGCCAGGCAGTGAATCTAAAACACAACAGGAACcagaattgagagagagagatgtagctCAGTGGGGACCTGGCCCAGTAGAGCCACCTGTAGCTCAACAAGAAGCTGGATCAACACCTCCAGCCCAGCCTAGACCTGGACCCGAAAATAGACCACCTGCCCAGACTGACTCTACATCTCAAGAGAGACTGAAACACTCAGACCCTGCTGCCCAGAAAACCTCTTCAGCCCAGGAAGCCAAACCCCAGCAAGGATATTTGGCTGAGAGGGGATTTCTATCAAAACTGCACGACCTATCCTTAGAGCACCCGGCCTCAGATTCTGACTTAGAATCAGATTTGGGGTCTCCATTAGAGGCACATTCGCCAGCCATGACGGGTAGAACAGTAGCCCCAGGAATGAAGTTGGTCTCCAAGGAGAAACCTGGCTATGAAGTGGTGTCAGAATATGGTGGGCCATCAGCACAcggggaaaaaaacagcagcccaaATCAGAGACCCTACCGGGACACAGGTGAGTTTAAGCCTGGAGGAACGGGAACCTCCCAGGGACAGCCATTCACTCAGTCTTAG